The genomic segment GCATAGATCGTGGGATGGTATAGCACATGACAAACAAATTTGGATCTACTTAGACTGTTTTTTAAAAATAATGACTGAATTATTGTATAAGGTGCTCTCCAAGATTCTCCATGAATAATATCATATTTTCTTCCAGCATCCTCCAAAAACTGCTTAATTTTTTCAAAATCGAAATTAAATGTTTTATAGGAACCCAATACTGCGAAAAAAGAAGAAGGCAACCCAAAAAGACTTTTAACAAGAATATAGCTACTCTTACGGGGAGTTCTTGCTTGGAAAAAGAATACTTTAACATCATTATAGGGAATTTGTGGTAAATATCCATAACGGTTTTCATCCAAAGAGATTAATCTTATGTTACTACTCGGCTCTACGGCTTTTACGCTTCTTGCGAAATTAAGCATTAACAAAGGCCCTCCCTGAATTTTTGATAAATGCGATGTTAAGTATAAGATCTCCATATTTTTCACCTATTTAATGTTCCAAGAAGAATAGATATATTTTTAACTAGTTCCTTAATAGTTTTTCCATAGAATACTCTCTTTTTAAAACAAGTAACCTCTTTCTCCCATTTTAGCGGCAATATCTGGGTTGTCTAAAAGAAATTCTATTGCTTTAGCAAATTCTTTCAAGTTTCTCGGTATTAAGAGACCCGTAACTTTATTAATTACTGCTTCTCTTGCTCCAGCTTCTCTTACAGCCACAATCGGAGTCTTAAACGCGTAAGCTACCGGCTCGACTGGAGGTTCCATTATATATGGAATAGCCATTAACTTGCTTCTTGCCAATGGAAGGCGGAAATCCTTGTGAGAGATGAATTTTTCTTTAATCTCTATGTCGATATTTAATATTTTTGCCAATTCATAAATTTCTTTTAGATATAACCGATCATATATTAGGCCGGCAGTTATCACCAGCAATTTAGGTCTCTTTGATTTTGGTATATATTTAAGGCTTCTAATTATAAAGTCATGGGCTTTTTGAGGATGTATTACGCCCGCCGAGACTATTACGTTATCTCTTTTCCCATAGCTTACATCAATACCTAATTTCCTATAATTATACTTTTCCAGATCAACTCCAAGACTGTTTACAACAGCAAATCCCCCGTATACTTTATAAATGTATTCGCGGATATAATCAGAAGAACACAGAATTAGATCAGCGGCTCTTGTACCTATCTTATCTATTTCTTTGGTTATAAAATCAAGTCGCCTTAATCCAACTCCTTTTAAATGTGGCTCATAGAAAATTCGTGGAGGCTCATAGAGATAATATGCTTTAGGGATTTCTCTCATCATTTTTATGAGAATAGGCGAATAGGCATGGTGACTAAAGAAAGCTATGTCGTGTTCTTTTGGGATCTCCTTACTTATTTTTCTTAGAAAAACTAATTTCTCAATAGTAGAGAACGATTTTGGACAAAAATAAGGAATGTCTAAGCTATCAAATATTTTCTTTATCTCATCACTAATACTGAGAGAGAATACTTTGGGTTCATACCCTTCCTTTTTAAGATATT from the Candidatus Methanomethylicota archaeon genome contains:
- a CDS encoding glycosyltransferase family 4 protein yields the protein YLKKEGYEPKVFSLSISDEIKKIFDSLDIPYFCPKSFSTIEKLVFLRKISKEIPKEHDIAFFSHHAYSPILIKMMREIPKAYYLYEPPRIFYEPHLKGVGLRRLDFITKEIDKIGTRAADLILCSSDYIREYIYKVYGGFAVVNSLGVDLEKYNYRKLGIDVSYGKRDNVIVSAGVIHPQKAHDFIIRSLKYIPKSKRPKLLVITAGLIYDRLYLKEIYELAKILNIDIEIKEKFISHKDFRLPLARSKLMAIPYIMEPPVEPVAYAFKTPIVAVREAGAREAVINKVTGLLIPRNLKEFAKAIEFLLDNPDIAAKMGERGYLF